Proteins from a single region of Orcinus orca chromosome 20, mOrcOrc1.1, whole genome shotgun sequence:
- the CALM3 gene encoding calmodulin-3, whose amino-acid sequence MADQLTEEQIAEFKEAFSLFDKDGDGTITTKELGTVMRSLGQNPTEAELQDMINEVDADGNGTIDFPEFLTMMARKMKDTDSEEEIREAFRVFDKDGNGYISAAELRHVMTNLGEKLTDEEVDEMIREADIDGDGQVNYEEFVQMMTAK is encoded by the exons ATG GCTGACCAGCTGACTGAGGAGCAGATCGCAG AATTCAAGGAGGCCTTCTCCCTCTTTGACAAGGATGGAGATGGTACCATCACCACCAAGGAGTTGGGGACAGTGATGAGATCCCTGGGACAGAACCCCACTGAAGCCGAGCTGCAGGACATGATCAATGAGGTGGACGCAGATG GGAACGGGACCATTGACTTCCCGGAGTTCCTGACCATGATGGCCAGAAAGATGAAGGATACAGACAGCGAGGAGGAGATCCGAGAGGCCTTCCGTGTCTTTGACAAG GATGGCAATGGCTACATCAGCGCCGCAGAGCTGCGCCACGTCATGACGAACCTGGGTGAGAAGCTGACCGATGAGGAAGTGGATGAGATGATCAGAGAGGCTGACATCGACGGAGACGGCCAGGTCAATTACGAAG AGTTTGTACAGATGATGACTGCAAAGTGA
- the PTGIR gene encoding prostacyclin receptor → MADSCQNLTYVRDSVGPATSALMFVAGVVGNGLALGILGARRRSRPSAFAVLVTGLAVTDLLGTCFLSPVVFAAYARNSSLLGLARGRPALCDAFAFAMTFFGLASTLILFAMAVERCLALSHPYLYARLDGPRRARLALPTIYGFCAVFCSLPLLGLGQHQQYCPGSWCFIRMRSAELGGCAFSLAYASLVALLVATIFLCNGSVTLSLCRMYRQQRRHHGSLVPSPRAGEDEVDHLILLALMTGIMAVCSLPLTIHGFTQAIAPDSSEMGDLLAFRFNAFNPILDPWVFILFRKAVFQRLKLWFCCLCLRPGPGDLQTSLSQPASGRKGSRAPTAVGGKDGSWVHSSAWGEGQGAPLPVLQPSSSTVGTPSKVGSETACSLC, encoded by the exons ATGGCGGATTCGTGCCAGAACCTCACGTACGTGCGGGACTCGGTGGGCCCGGCCACCAGCGCCCTGATGTTCGTGGCGGGCGTGGTGGGCAACGGGCTGGCGCTGGGCATCTTGGGGGCGCGGCGACGGTCACGCCCCTCGGCCTTCGCGGTGCTGGTCACCGGGCTGGCGGTCACCGACCTGCTGGGCACGTGCTTCCTGAGTCCAGTGGTGTTCGCGGCCTACGCCCGCAACAGCTCGCTGCTGGGCCTGGCCCGGGGCCGCCCGGCGCTGTGCGATGCCTTCGCCTTCGCCATGACCTTCTTCGGCCTGGCCTCCACGCTCATCCTCTTCGCCATGGCCGTGGAGCGCTGCCTGGCGCTCAGCCACCCCTACCTCTACGCCCGGCTGGACGGGCCGCGCCGCGCCCGCCTGGCGCTGCCCACCATCTACGGCTTCTGCGCCGTCTTCTGCTCGCTGCCCCTGCTGGGCCTGGGCCAACACCAGCAGTACTGCCCGGGCAGCTGGTGCTTCATCCGTATGCGCTCGGCCGAGCTGGGCGGCTGCGCATTCTCGCTGGCCTACGCCAGCCTCGTGGCCCTGCTGGTGGCCACCATCTTCCTCTGCAACGGCTCAGTCACCCTCAGCCTCTGCCGCATGTACCGCCAGCAGAGGCGCCACCACGGCTCGCTGGTCCCCAGCCCCCGGGCGGGCGAAGACGAGGTTGACCACCTGATTCTGCTGGCCCTCATGACGGGCATCATGGCCGTGTGCTCCCTGCCTCTCACG ATCCACGGCTTCACCCAGGCCATCGCCCCGGACAGCAGTGAGATGGGGGACCTCCTCGCTTTCCGTTTCAATGCCTTCAACCCCATCCTGGATCCCTGGGTCTTCATCCTTTTCCGCAAGGCCGTCTTCCAGCGGCTCAAGCTCTGGTTCTGTTGCTTGTGCCTGAGGCCTGGCCCGGGCGACTTGCAGACGTCCCTCTCCCAGCCGGCCTCGGGGAGGAAGGGCTCAAGGGCCCCCACTGCTGTCGGGGGGAAGGATGGGAGCTGGGTGCATTCGTCAGCCTGGGGCGAGGGGCAGGGGGCACCCTTGCCTGTCCTACAGCCATCCAGCAGCACCGTGGGAACACCGTCCAAAGTGGGGTCCGAGACAGCCTGCTCCCTCTGCTGA